A single region of the Plasmodium reichenowi strain SY57 chromosome 9, whole genome shotgun sequence genome encodes:
- a CDS encoding regulator of chromosome condensation, putative: protein MVSVEKKGSKIHVFLINNPKENDKKKEDALSNTKDNKISKENNCDKNEKNINNNDEIVRGDEKGCNEHKNNERVEEIITHKIYHPQVKIVKVSCGKRIIGFLSVSGKIYCWHLNELNDFDKNVPYLLVDNIIKHKSIHDVSCGENHIAFLSKEGELFTYGDNTYAQSGIAYNGSNNNNNNIDHNNNNICCNDDGMLDINTFNKLYNNNNNNYNYNNKLKNYKKYKVHKVNTQNNIVKCVYASDKFTLFLTIEGILYGVGLINEHILKGDMNKDKINKILTKPHVINTNNISFKKISIGHNFLLGIDMHNDVYSWGKNEKGVLGHTNNSNDSHYPKKIDNLSKANFISAGKICICITSDEDIYIWGDNYGNKPNLIKNKFDSMHINNNFIIGISPQKNIWVKNIDNLSHGYYINNLKINLCSSYDNLIIGVENLDINSKENYNKHLNVSTSQTKNEISQMQNITQNNSDCGDLHADISDKKNFIDIVNTNISMVSDEVKGNDQNDSEKLNMDEMKIEKIDTKRDGYNIKDGDDIKDGDDIKDGDDIKDGDKIKDGDKIKDGDKIKDGDNLKDGDRKNNVVVNISNKNIDSSDVKSANNNYSQNSERNIHNKKIDDRFKESNTQFHNEKEIYSFFTNDVYEKNSFLQNNNKSKIEKNKKETSLLEDTLKENNPSISINNNETNSKCNDYHTFNCNINDNNINTYTNDDIKLSLLNVEDTSVDFSISNSKKEKDSQNNEEVGLNLDVRKNNLENNMKNDTFNNKNSVTINDAQNDIEEYIYNSKQDDVSCDDSSVDKDITKNNYEGIPVVEVQDDEYYEEDVEDNDEDDDEEDDDKEDDDKEDDDKEDDDENDDDDHDDENDDDNNDDNKYHIVNYDDDTNNEYEDEESFLSTNFYGEKNNSDNINHKNIIIINKKSSDKDNIVLKSSLKKSSSSDGIKKSVSFSKYVYDLAKNNYEPMNFKSFDDITMSEMNQDDNINVTIPEQTFGQSTNKIYEKDMNNDTSDNILDTTNNYESTFEMKDNLKGKKDNHGKDLLNSHKQNEKEVIQINHLITNMNKNNTLKEEVQNNKNHYEYVKKDINEDICKNDVNNLGTDSTNNKFGVISNLDSTNNKFGVISNLDSTNNKFGVTSNLDSIIKFSDEDKEQIYNKSLNNTFYNTKESKKFTEEEKKKVNISLDPNKDNKDNNNINNNYEDIHKDGYILRNYRTNENMEEEKNNSSFLINQNINININSNMNKKHMDELNFIHNNNNNNIYDNNNNIYIYDNYTNVMKNKMKICCTKYSYKNVLKNRDKIYNTNYDCVNIRRRKNIEFILTNCNYKTNVLKVKHSMKKRKKNMIIENKMYDLLKKLKNKDHNIKLLYNHLYLIKEREAHILRIRNYKVGYLNKGNHISRKQQNNNIIKKKRSISSFSLNQQDNSNDNSDVNSSNIINNIHYINDDIEKKKLNEYYKNVDNNDDDDNNNNNSNMLKKKNIKDKNTNITKKNSSYMVSENYILYNDNKKSDSNNKAQKEKIIIKKKKKNIQNDKNKNNENNLLLYEKYIINNISKPLDLDEKKWTSTIIKSKKKDENVTKKYNDGNNIVKKRSTSLDNKKKNKVIDIKYKDHINLLKSQVHIGKNKIDKQNDKIISDNLSSSTKTKKKNIVASKKMKTTKNGIKSNKRSSSVILANELIEKKNIKNLSDDTSKKLLFMSYLNVNTQNKNYSSIINNDNNYDDDNKNYDDNKNYDDNKNYDDNKNYDDNKKYDDDDNNNNNNSCRSIRKNEKKRIPLKIKRNASATFIHSVNNYKKKDETYNTFSRIKNCNYYSDTDKRKTPTHYVENMNMSSNPFVQNHINNKIEYEKYTKDYMTKDQIIREQDNMNSLYFDEMKKIKKDGSSFSLYNNVNYGKTIVQDDNNMDHINGSDYNMKKNKISKQTNVYSLIKQKKTEKNIETTSNRNVTKKIKEKIQKKKKKTDDEHVNSVNPQTNQHETDIVLFDDESKKIKKNKKENDSTTNKDTKKKLLKKLCTKIEVMKNNMMEEKRRKKKNKVNDDSNNNNNNNNNNYNSNNYFNINEHRDNYDNIIINKSNNPPNYNKFNNNLIDDTQIEVENTNDKKYKILLSNVKDKLYKNKIKEEKKHKKYIRKIYKDMKHIYNEYNNMKKEKEHAKKSIEYLKFLLENTVIKSNEMLRINKNSFEHYIEKIQKENNILKNELDEESYQHHYDLQQLVCKIKELEKSKEEAINQNEEYNKKIMDLCFECDTLKKKEIELNKNIDDQKIHIEKEKKKKKYILKKIENALKIWENDYNMLKDKYNNLILSNEQVINNNEILKNEINKLKDQVCNKENIIHNKIDEINQINQKYILLTKECKLKNEYVPNESDMVYKKYKNMEEYYKKNIDNLQNELLSKQNQLRYKDERILFLQDEQKTYLKKYFNISKGLNNIMDKLKESYNINMNNEEHMEIILTNFINTIINNLEDIKEFKTNEKLKDKIIHIFDNSLKNNKLLPVHNYNNISDQNYFLKSRNGLSLSQHSIENNITNKNNNKNRNNNANNNYNNQDNTLNSTTKNLLNSSNNSKNQHLQRMVLEEMDDILNLLEEIKENQLSHNDLLSVKNKTAQVTNEFIDINKNENNYNNGEEFNSNNIYDDHHCSIDSNENSDYLKNIYDEDVQNVPCDMNMKCEKMKYKNINSNVQHNLRKGKNKMNQSEINNSVSNMCNDIIKHEKHGKHEQHGKHEQHDKHEKHCQHGKHGQHDQHDQHDQHGQHDQHDQHGQHDQHDQHDQHDQHDQHDELLNTDEQQTDGHMISRNVRKKHKNEGTNKKGNGKYINASNLEHVNSNGINKKHDEQYLGTQIRELSFYDIKNNMSNNEKINLKGPLPNQMSSYIKKNKEKQLKEKETEERRNRDNICLSDHIDYCNNKDYSNNQNVCDDQNVCDDQNVCDDQDVCDNQSFCDNQSFCDDQIFCDDQSFCDDQSFCDDQSFCDNQNFCDNQSFCDNQSFCDDQSFCDNKSFCDDQSFFDPQMNHKKTQLKEITNNHLSSNDKNEKLEKKNLKNHINYTTKKTVSKNITNEQELYKNCKRKEKKKSFNDMLDKIFDTPMDNTSMNENMSNIQNLIENNIKNIYGTEDY from the coding sequence ATGGTGTCTGTAGAAAAGAAAGGAAGCAAAATACATGTGTTTCTTATAAATAATCCTAAGGagaatgataaaaaaaaagaagatgCATTAAGTAATAcaaaagataataaaataagcAAAGAAAATAACtgtgataaaaatgaaaagaatataaataataatgatgaaatCGTAAGAGGTGATGAGAAAGGTTGTAATGAACATAAGAATAATGAAAGGGTTGAAGAAATCATTActcataaaatatatcatcCCCAAGTAAAAATTGTAAAGGTAAGTTGTGGAAAAAGAATAATTGGTTTTCTGTCAGTGTCTggtaaaatatattgttgGCATTTGAATGAATTAAATGACTTTGATAAGAATGTACCATATTTATTAgtagataatataataaaacataagTCTATACATGACGTTAGTTGTGGTGAAAACCATATAGCTTTCTTATCTAAAGAAGGAGAATTATTTACTTATGGTGATAATACCTATGCCCAATCAGGAATAGCATATAACGGCagcaataataataacaacaatattgatcataataataataatatttgttgTAATGATGATGGTATGCTTGATATAAATACTTttaacaaattatataataataataataataattataattataataacaaattaaaaaattataaaaaatataaagtaCACAAAGTTAATacacaaaataatattgtaaAATGTGTATATGCTTCAGACAAATTCACCCTATTTTTAACCATTGAAGGTATTTTATACGGTGTTGGtttaataaatgaacatataCTTAAAGGAGATATgaataaagataaaattaataaaatattaacaaaaccacatgttataaatacaaataatatatcttttaaaaaaatttctaTAGGACATAATTTTCTTCTAGGTATAGATATGCACAATGATGTATATTCCTGGGggaaaaatgaaaaaggTGTATTAGGACATACTAATAATTCAAATGATTCTCATTatccaaaaaaaatagataaCCTGTCTAAAGCAAACTTTATAAGTGCAGGCAAAATATGCATATGTATAACATCAGACgaagatatatatatatgggGTGATAATTATGGGAATAAACCAAActtaattaaaaataaatttgaTTCTATgcatattaataataattttattattggTATATCCccacaaaaaaatatctgggtaaaaaatattgataatCTCTCACATggatattatataaataatctTAAAATAAACTTGTGTTCGTCATACgataatttaataatagGAGTAGAAAATTTAGATATCAACTCTAAGgaaaattataacaaaCATCTCAATGTTTCAACTAGCCaaacaaaaaatgaaatCAGTCAGATGCAAAATATTACCCAAAATAATAGTGACTGTGGTGACTTACATGCAGATATTTctgataaaaaaaatttcatcGATATTGTTAATACGAATATTAGTATGGTGTCTGATGAGGTAAAGGGAAATGATCAGAACGATTCGGAAAAACTTAATATGGATGAAATgaaaattgaaaaaattgACACCAAAAGAGATGGTTATAACATAAAAGATGGTGATGACATAAAAGATGGTGATGACATAAAAGATGGTGATGACATAAAAGATGGTGATAAGATAAAAGATGGTGATAAGATAAAAGATGGTGATAAGATAAAAGATGGTGATAACCTAAAAGATGGTGATCGTAAAAACAATGTTGTCGTGAACATTTCTAATAAGAATATCGATTCATCAGATGTCAAATCGgcaaataataattattctCAAAATAGTGAGAgaaatattcataataaaaaaattgatgATAGATTTAAAGAATCAAATACACAATTTcataatgaaaaagaaatatattccttttttacaaatgatgtgtatgaaaaaaatagttttctacaaaataataataaaagcaaaatcgaaaaaaataaaaaagaaacatcTTTATTAGAAGATAcattaaaagaaaataatcCAAGTATTtctattaataataatgaaacaAATAGTAAATGTAATGATTACCATACATTTAAttgtaatattaatgacaataatataaatacttatacaaatgatgatataaaattgTCTTTATTAAATGTTGAAGATACATCTGTAGATTTTAGTATAAGTAATagtaaaaaagaaaaggattcccaaaataatgaagagGTGGGTTTAAATTTAGAtgtaagaaaaaataatttggAAAATAACATGAAAAATGAtacttttaataataaaaatagtgTTACCATAAATGATGCACAAAATGATAtagaagaatatatatataattctaaACAAGATGATGTTAGTTGTGATGATTCAAGTGTGGATAAAgatataacaaaaaataattatgaagGCATACCCGTAGTTGAAGTACAAGATGATGAATATTATGAGGAGGACGTAGAGgataatgatgaagatgatgatgaagaagatgatgataaagaagatgatgataaagaagatgatgataaagaagatgatgatgaaaatgatgatgatgatcATGACgatgaaaatgatgatgataacaacgacgataataaatatcatattgttaattatgatgatgatacAAATAACGAATATGAAGATGAAGAAAGTTTTTTATCTACAAATTTTTATggagaaaaaaacaattcagataatataaatcataaaaatattattataattaataaaaaatcatcagacaaagataatattgttttaaaatcatctttaaaaaaatctTCAAGTAGTGAtggtataaaaaaaagtgtGTCCTTTTCTAAGTATGTATATGATTTAGCTAAGAATAATTACGAACCTATGAATTTTAAATCTTTTGATGATATTACAATGTCCGAAATGAATCAGGACGATAACATAAATGTTACAATACCTGAACAGACATTTGGTCAAtcaacaaataaaatatatgaaaaggACATGAATAATGATACTAGTGATAACATTTTAGATACCacaaataattatgaatcAACATTTGAAATGAAGGATAATTTAAAGggaaaaaaagataatCATGGTAAGGATTTATTAAATAGTCACAAgcaaaatgaaaaagaagttattcaaataaatcatctcataacaaatatgaataaaaataacacTCTAAAGGAAGAagtacaaaataataagaatcATTATGAGTATGtaaaaaaggatataaatgaagatatatgtaaaaatgaTGTGAACAATTTGGGAACGGATAGTACAAACAATAAATTTGGTGTAATATCGAATTTGGATAGTACAAACAATAAATTTGGTGTAATATCGAATTTGGATAGTACAAACAATAAATTTGGTGTAACATCAAATTTGGATagtattataaaattttcggatgaagataaagaacaaatatataacaaaagTTTGAACAATACTTTTTACAACACGAAGGaatcaaaaaaatttacagaggaggaaaaaaaaaaggttaatatttctttagATCCAAACAAggataataaagataacaataatataaataataactATGAAGACATTCATAAGGATGGATATATTCTTCGTAATTATCGtacaaatgaaaatatggaagaagaaaaaaacaattcgtcttttcttataaatcaaaatataaatataaatataaatagtaatatgaataaaaagCATATGGACGAATTGAATTTcattcataataataataataataatatatatgacaataataataatatttatatatatgataattatacTAATGtgatgaaaaataaaatgaagatatgttgtacaaaatattcatataagaatgttttaaaaaatagagataaaatatataatacaaattatGATTGTGTTAATAttagaagaagaaaaaatatagaattTATCTTAACAAATTGTAATTATAAGACTAATGTTTTAAAAGTTAAACATAGtatgaagaaaagaaagaaaaatatgataatagaaaataaaatgtatgacttgttaaaaaaattaaaaaataaagatcataatataaaattattatacaatcatttatatttaataaaagaaagGGAAGCACATATTTTAAGGATAAGGAATTATAAAGTAGGATATCTAAATAAAGGGAATCATATTTCTCGTAAacaacaaaataataatattattaaaaagaaaagaagtatatcttctttttctttaaatcAACAAGATAATTCAAATGATAATTCGGATGTTAATTCAtctaatattataaacaatattcattatataaatgatgatatagaaaaaaagaaattgaatgaatattataaaaatgtagataataatgatgatgatgataataataataataatagtaatatgttaaagaaaaaaaatataaaagacaaaaatacaaatataacTAAAAAGAATAGTTCTTACATGGTTTcagaaaattatatattatataatgataataaaaaaagtgatagtaataataaagcacaaaaagaaaaaataataataaaaaaaaaaaaaaaaaatatacaaaatgataaaaataaaaacaatgaaaacaatttgttattatatgaaaaatatattattaataatataagtaAACCGTTAGACTtggatgaaaaaaaatggacATCTACTATTATTAAATCCAAAAAAAAGGATGAAAATGTTACaaagaaatataatgatggtaataatattgttaaGAAAAGGAGTACATCACTtgataacaaaaaaaaaaataaagtaatagatattaaatataaggatcatataaatttattaaaatcaCAAGTTCATataggaaaaaataaaatagataaacaaaatgataaaattatttcagataatttatcttcatcaacaaaaacaaaaaaaaaaaatattgttgcatcaaaaaaaatgaaaactACAAAAAATGGAATAAAATCGAATAAAAGAAGTAGTTCTGTTATATTAGCTAATGAAttaattgaaaaaaaaaatattaaaaatttgtCGGATGATAcatcaaaaaaattattatttatgtcTTACTTAAATGTTAATacacaaaataaaaattattcttcgattattaataatgataataattatgatgatgataacaaaaattatgatgataacaaaaattatgatgataacaaaaattatgatgataacaaaaattatgatgataacaaaaaatatgatgatgatgataacaataataataataatagttgTAGAAGTATTAGaaagaatgaaaaaaaaagaatacCCTTAAAAATTAAGAGAAACGCATCAGCAACATTTATCCATAGtgtaaataattataaaaaaaaagacgAAACATATAACACCTTCTcaagaattaaaaattgtaattattattcCGATACagataaaagaaaaacacCTACACATTATGTagaaaatatgaacatGTCATCTAACCCTTTTGTTcaaaatcatataaataataaaatcgaatatgaaaaatatacgAAGGATTATATGACTAAAGATCAAATCATACGTGAACAAGATAATATgaattctttatattttgatgagatgaaaaagataaaaaagGACGGTTCAAGTTTTTCTCTATATAACAATGTTAATTATGGTAAGACTATAGTTCAGGATGATAATAACATGGACCATATTAATGGTAgtgattataatatgaagaaaaataaaataagcaaacaaacaaatgtatattcattaattaaacaaaagaaaacaGAAAAGAATATAGAAACTACATCGAATAGAAATGTTACCAAGAAGATTAAAGAAAAGattcaaaagaaaaaaaagaaaactGATGATGAACATGTGAATAGTGTGAATCCACAAACGAATCAACACGAGACCGACATTGTTCTATTTGATGATGAAAgtaaaaagataaaaaagaataagaaagaaaatgataGTACTACTAATAAGGACACTAAAAAGAagttattaaaaaaattatgcACAAAAATCGAAGTcatgaaaaataatatgatggaagaaaaaagaagaaaaaaaaaaaataaagtaaatgatgatagtaataataataataataataataataataattataatagtaataattattttaatattaatgaacATAGAGACAActatgataatattattataaataaaagtaataatcCTCCTAATTATAacaaatttaataataatttaatagaTGATACACAAATTGAAGTCGAAAATACAAATGATAAAAAGTATAAGATATTATTGTCTAATGTGAAggataaattatataagaataaaataaaagaagaaaaaaaacataagaaatatataagaaaaatatacaaagatatgaaacatatttataacgaatataataatatgaagaaagaaaaagaacATGCAAAAAAAAGTATTGAATATCTGAAATTTTTATTAGAAAATACTGTAATAAAAAGTAATGAAATGCTTcgaattaataaaaattcttttgaacattatatagaaaaaattcaaaaagaaaataatattttaaaaaatgaattagATGAAGAATCTTACCAACATCATTATGATTTACAACAACTAGTTTGTAAAATAAAGGAATTAGAGAAATCTAAAGAAGAAGCTATAAACcaaaatgaagaatataataaaaagataatgGATTTATGTTTTGAATGTGATactttaaaaaagaaagaaatagaattaaacaaaaatatagatgatcagaaaatacatatagaaaaagaaaaaaaaaaaaaaaaatatattttaaaaaaaatcgAAAATGCTTTAAAAATATGGGAAAATGATTACAATATgttaaaagataaatataataatttgatATTATCAAACGAACAagttataaataataatgagatattaaaaaatgaaataaataaattaaaagatCAAGTGTgtaataaagaaaatataattcataaTAAGATAGATGAAATTAATcaaataaatcaaaaatatatattattaacaaaaGAATGTAAActaaaaaatgaatatgtACCTAATGAATCAGATATggtatataaaaaatataaaaatatggaagaatattataaaaaaaatatagacAATTTACAAAATGAGTTATTATCTAAACAAAATCAATTAAGATATAAAGATGAAcgaattttatttttacaagatgaacaaaaaacttatttaaaaaaatattttaatatatctaaaggattaaataatattatggataaattaaaagaaagttataatattaatatgaataatgaAGAACATATGGAAATAATTCTTAccaattttattaatactattataaacaatttagaagatattaaagaatttaaaacaaatgaaaaattaaaagataaaattattcatatatttgataattcattaaagaataataaattattacctgttcataattataacaatatatcTGATCAGAATTATTTTCTCAAATCAAGGAATGGACTTTCTTTATCTCAACATAGCATTGagaataatattacaaataaaaacaacaataaaaatagaaataataatgctaataataattataataatcaaGATAATACTTTAAATTCTACAACAAAGAATTTACTCAACTCTTCTAATAATTCAAAGAATCAACATCTCCAAAGAATGGTTTTGGAAGAAATggatgatatattaaatttgttagaagaaattaaagaaaatcaATTATCTCACAACGATTTATTATCcgtaaaaaataaaacagCCCAAGTAACAAATGAGTTTATAGATATTAATAAGAAcgaaaataattataataacgGTGAAGAATTTAATAGtaataacatatatgaTGATCACCATTGTTCTATAGATTCTAATGAAAACAGTGATTATctcaaaaatatatatgatgaagATGTGCAAAATGTACCATGTGACATGAATATGAAATGtgaaaaaatgaaatataaaaatattaatagtaatGTGCAGCATAATTTAAGAAAAgggaaaaataaaatgaatcAATCGgaaattaataattctGTATCTAATATGTgtaatgatataataaaacatgAGAAACATGGGAAACATGAGCAACATGGTAAACATGAGCAACATGATAAACATGAGAAACATTGTCAACATGGTAAACATGGCCAACATGACCAACATGATCAACATGACCAACATGGCCAACATGATCAACATGACCAACATGGCCAACATGATCAACATGACCAACATGACCAACATGACCAACATGATCAACACGATGAGCTACTAAACACGGATGAACAACAAACAGATGGTCATATGATATCCCGAAAtgtaagaaaaaaacataaaaatgaagGAACCAATAAAAAAGGCAATGGAAAGTATATAAATGCTTCCAATCTAGAACATGTTAATAGTAATggtattaataaaaaacacGATGAACAATATTTAGGAACACAAATAAGAGAATTAAGTTTTTATGAtatcaaaaataatatgagtAATAATGAGAAAATAAATCTGAAAGGACCGTTACCAAATCAAATGAGcagttatataaaaaaaaataaagaaaagcaattaaaagaaaaagagaCAGAAGAAAGAAGGAATCGAGATAATATCTGCCTAAGTGATCATATAGATTATTGTAACAATAAAGATTATTCTAATAACCAAAATGTATGTGATGACCAAAATGTATGTGATGACCAAAATGTATGTGATGACCAAGATGTATGTGATAACCAAAGTTTTTGTGATAACCAAAGTTTTTGTGATGACCAAATTTTTTGTGATGACCAAAGTTTTTGTGATGACCAAAGTTTTTGTGATGACCAAAGTTTTTGTGATAACCAAAATTTTTGTGATAACCAAAGTTTTTGTGATAACCAAAGTTTTTGTGATGACCAAAGTTTTTGTGATAACAAAAGTTTTTGTGATGACCAATCTTTCTTTGATCCTCAGATGAACCATAAGAAAACCcaattaaaagaaattacCAACAATCATTTGTCAtcaaatgataaaaatgaaaagttggaaaaaaaaaatttgaagaaccatataaattatacaacaaaaaaaacTGTCTCTAAGAATATAACAAATGAACAGGagttatataaaaactgtaaaagaaaagaaaaaaaaaaatcattcAATGATATGTtagataaaatatttgataCACCTATGGATAATACATCAATGAATGAAAATATGTCCAATATACAAAACttaatagaaaataatataaaaaatatttatggTACAGAAGATTATTAA